The following proteins are co-located in the Longimicrobium terrae genome:
- a CDS encoding putative glycoside hydrolase, with the protein MQSVGRRALALAFLPLAFAGCQDLERQARREFSLANRLSAETPAAAAAGQQPQAAPRPRDRAPAIIRGIYVDAYAIGSPVRRRDLLALADTTEINTFVVDVKDEDGVRYRSELPMAMEATHPKSIPIHDLKGIADSLTAHGIYPIARIVVFKDPRLSRARPAWSIHAPDGSPWRDRQGLTWVSPWNRDVWEMNIAIAEEAVRAGFREIQFDYVRFPEAYSNLPTQVHPAADSGGTRADAISGFLAAARARIHPLGATITADVFGLSMNESRDVGIGQQWERIAAEVDGVLPMVYPSHYFPTHLPGITRPNRMPYQTIQHSVGMGVIRNERMAAAGMEPARIVPWLQAFTATWNDRGYPYRAEQARAQIQALYDLGLEDWIFWHPSSNYSQIAGAFAHETAPESKRIPMPASLAAQVDRMDAEGAAAIRTAMAAKASPVAAAP; encoded by the coding sequence ATGCAGTCCGTGGGTCGCCGCGCTCTCGCGCTCGCCTTCCTGCCGCTCGCTTTTGCGGGCTGCCAAGACCTGGAACGGCAAGCCCGGCGGGAGTTCAGCCTGGCGAATCGATTGTCCGCCGAAACACCGGCCGCCGCCGCGGCAGGCCAGCAGCCCCAGGCGGCGCCCCGCCCGCGCGACCGCGCGCCGGCCATCATCCGCGGCATCTACGTGGATGCGTACGCCATCGGCAGCCCGGTGCGCCGGCGCGACCTGCTGGCCCTGGCCGACACCACGGAGATCAACACCTTCGTGGTGGACGTCAAGGACGAGGACGGCGTGCGCTACCGGAGCGAGCTTCCCATGGCCATGGAAGCCACGCACCCCAAGAGCATCCCCATCCACGACCTCAAGGGGATCGCGGACTCGCTCACGGCGCACGGCATCTACCCCATCGCCCGCATCGTGGTGTTCAAGGACCCGCGGCTGTCCCGCGCGCGTCCCGCATGGTCCATCCACGCCCCGGACGGAAGCCCCTGGCGCGACCGGCAGGGGCTTACCTGGGTGAGCCCGTGGAACCGCGACGTGTGGGAGATGAACATCGCCATCGCCGAAGAAGCGGTGCGCGCCGGGTTCCGTGAGATCCAGTTCGATTACGTGCGCTTTCCCGAGGCGTACAGCAACCTGCCCACGCAGGTGCACCCGGCGGCGGATTCCGGCGGTACGCGGGCCGATGCCATCAGCGGCTTCCTTGCGGCGGCGCGGGCGCGCATCCATCCCCTGGGCGCCACCATCACGGCCGACGTGTTCGGCCTGTCGATGAACGAGTCCAGGGATGTGGGGATCGGGCAGCAGTGGGAGCGCATCGCGGCCGAGGTGGACGGCGTGCTGCCGATGGTGTATCCGTCGCACTACTTTCCCACGCACCTGCCGGGCATCACCCGTCCCAACCGCATGCCGTACCAGACCATCCAGCACTCGGTGGGGATGGGCGTGATCCGCAACGAGCGGATGGCGGCGGCGGGAATGGAGCCGGCGCGCATCGTTCCGTGGCTGCAGGCGTTTACGGCCACGTGGAACGACCGGGGCTACCCGTACCGCGCCGAGCAGGCCCGCGCGCAGATCCAGGCGCTGTACGACCTGGGCCTGGAGGACTGGATCTTCTGGCATCCGTCCAGCAACTATTCGCAGATCGCCGGCGCCTTTGCGCACGAGACCGCGCCCGAGAGCAAGCGCATTCCCATGCCCGCGTCGCTCGCGGCGCAGGTGGACCGCATGGACGCCGAGGGCGCCGCCGCCATCCGCACCGCGATGGCGGCAAAGGCGTCGCCCGTCGCCGCCGCGCCCTGA